The sequence GCCAGTGGACACATCCCTACTCACCAGTCTTGCTGTGAGCCGTCCATTTTGAGCTGCAAGGCTGGCTACTTAGTGTGGGTTTAGGACTGATAGGACCATGGGTGTTAGCCCTGCCAGCACCACAGTGGATTGTTTTgtgtctgtccctccctttctaaTTCTTTTAGAGCAGCAGCTCCCCAAGGGCAAGCcactctgtctcctccccctccGCCATCACACTGGCCATAGAACTCTGTGCACAGCTGGGGAACGAGTGGTGAGCACGAACGCAGTTTTAACTGGGGGAGTGTGGTGTGACACAGGCAAGTGTACTGTGGCCTTTCAcggtctctgcctctgccccagccccagccccagccccacacgaGGGGTGGTGAACAAAGTCCCCACGAGCCCGGTGTGTGCATTGGCCACTGAAAGAGCCTGCATTCTCAGCAGAGTGAATGAATAAGCACGTGTGCCCAGGGACTTAGTGTGTGGCCGCACATCCTGTTTGTACCTGTTTTTCTGGTATAGTTAATAGTGTCCCTTTACCATATACAGAATCTTCTGGTTTGGAAGGTAAATTATATGGTTTCCCTACTTAGAGCTCACAAGGCCCCACTATGTTACCTCATTGTGGCCAGACAATGGGAGAGGATGTGTCCAGTCTCCTGGACACGTTTCCTGACCATCCGGGCACATCTCAGGGTGACGGCAGCAGATCATGCCTTAGGACAGGTGGCTGAAGGGCACGTTGGCTGACTTTGGCCTTTCGGGGACTGCCCGGTGGAGAGCCTTTGCAAATCCACATGCCGTCTCTGGGACCGATGCGTGGAAATAGCAAGGACACGGAGCTCATCTCAGCCTAAGGAAGGGCTGTCCACCAGTGGGTTCTGGCCTCCAATAGCCCGGCAGTGGGGCGAGTTGCCCAGTGACAAGCAGTGTTCCAGGAGACGGGGCTGTTGGAGTGAACAGGTGACTCCTGCATTAAAGGGTGGGTTCAACCCACTGTACGCAGGTTCCTGCAGGccctgaagttttatttctatacCTTGAAGGGAGAGAGCCATTTGGATTCCTGCTTTCTTTCCCCAGCTTTTGGTCCTAAAAGAGAAGATGAATCAGCCTATGTTGAAGCCCCCACTGCTTGGGGTTAGGGGGTGACAGGATGCTAGGCTGGTGAGGCGGGTTCTGGGACGCAGGTATCTCTGTCTGTCTTCAGAGAGTGACCTGCAAAGCTAAGGACACATGGGAATGTGTCTCTGATCTGTGCCAGGCGGAATGGTAGGGAGGGGGTGTTTTAAAGTGAGAACCTTCAGAATGTGCATCTCATGGAGCAAGGGTGAGggaggcatgggggggggggtttgttgCTGGGTAGGAGGGATGGACAGGATGCTCTTAGAGGGAGCTCATCCAGCCTTGGGGAGCCTGCTGGCTCAGCGGCACCTGGAGCTCCTTACCCTAGGGAGAGCCGTTACCCGGTTCCATACCAACCGGTTTGTGCGTACCTCTGGGGAGCCAGTGAGGCTGGCCAGCCTAGCCTGGGGCCCCAGCCTACTTCCCTGCCACTCTGCTGCCCTGAGGTGCTGACTGCCAACCAGGTTGCTGCAAAACCTTGAGGGTGAGTGGGACCGGGCCAGGGCTGAGTTTGGTGCTAGTTAATGTTGATGGCGCTCTCTTCCCCCAGACCCCTTCAGCCACAAAGGAGACAGGAAAGAGGTGGCTCAGAGTACCCACCCTTGTGCCTAGGAGCTGAGGCCTGCTGGCAGGGTTGGCTGTATCTGGCGTGGGAGCTGCAGTGGCTCAGGGGGCACCTCCGGGCAGGGTCCTGACCCATATAGTGGTGCTACACTGCTCTCCTTGGTGCCCAAGGTAGGCATTTGTGCCTCGGCCCTGGGGTCTGCCTGAAATGAAGGGAAGGGATGTTTGAAGGTGTTGGGACTCTGGGCCCAGTATTCTCCTTTTTTTGCTGTCATCACCGTGTCGTGACCCTAGAGGTGGAGTGACGCTAGAAAGCCCAGGTAGGGTGGGAATTGGTAGGGCTTTTTtacctcctctccctccatctctgtgTTATTATAGGGCAAAAATAGGGTCAGGAGAGTCTCTGGAAGCTGGATTCTTAAGAGAAACCCAGGGAATAGGGACCTGGGCATGTCTTGCCTATGAGGCTGGGCTCCCAGACTTGCAGACTCTTGGGAAGCCCACCTTTGGTGCTGGTTGAACCGACTCCTTCCCATCTCCTGCCCCTGGTGTTTGTGGGCACgctggccctgcctctgcccagctctGTGTGGGGCCCGCTCTGTCCGGGGCCCTGGTTCTTGGAAGAATCCTGGTAAGCTGCAGACTTCTTGGCCTCTTTCTCCAAATGCCCTTCTGTCCCCACCTGCAGCCCTAGAGGGCTGAGTGGTGAGGCCTGACTTCTGCCACCTCATGGGCCACCCTCGGGATTTCCCCGTGAGAAGCAGTAGCTTGAGTGGAGAGGGTGGATGCCTGGGAGTTCCCCACAGTGCTTCCATGTGGGCAGGGGTCTTAGGGCTTAGAGcggggctgggggccgtggctcAGATGGTAGGCGAGGGCACAGAAATCTGGGTCTGAAGTGTGGGGTCAGTTGCAAGGCAGCCGCAGGCCATTGGCAGGTCGCTGCAGATCGGGGCACCGAGCCCTGCCTGTCCTTCTGGCCTTGTGCCGTGTGCTGACAGTACCCTGTGGAAGCCCAGAGCTCCAGTGTTCGAGTCTGCCCCCGACCACACCCCTGCAGTCAGCTAGCTGCATGCTGTAGACAAGGTGCAAGGGCAGGGGATGTGCTCTCCCAGAGAGGACCCCGAAGGGGGCAGCTGCGGGCCAGCAAATGTTCTCTGGTGCTTTGGGAGTGCAGGTTCACTGCCGTGGCATGGATTTCCCAGGGGAGCCAGGGATCTGTTTGGGGGACCCTGGGGGGTGCCTGCTGACTTCcagttgctgctgctgcctctggtCCATGTCCCAGCCTTTGTCTCCCCAGCAGGGCTGCTTTCAAGGCTGACCTGTGGGTGTCACTGCTGAGGGGCACTGCCTGCCCGGTGCCGGTCCCTGTGGATGCCTGACAGTAGATGTCCTCGGCAGTGTCTTGCTGTCCTCCTTGGACAGTTATGTACTGACACCTTGTCATGACTGACAGCAGCCCGTCATCACCTCCTGTTTCAGCGAGGGGTCAGGAGAAGCCAGTCACGTCTCTGTTGGTGCTGGCTCTTCCAGCCAGATAGCTAGGCTGGCCTTTCTCTGGTGTCTGTCCCCTTCAAGCCACtggtattttctttcctctctcagtCCTTGAGAGGATGTAAGGCACTTCCTGACTGGTTCATCAGGCATAGTTCAGGTGTCGAGTGGTATTTCAGGTTGGgatcttacctataaaatgggattACCGCTTCCCAGGGTTGATGTGGAGATCGAATGAACTCTATGCAGCAACTTCCTCCTTGGGTGGGGCCCAGTGTATGCTACATGTTGGGTCTTCCCTCTGTCCCCTGGCCCACACGTGTGCCTGAAGCCTGAACTCAGCTGTGCGGCACGTGGCACCTCCtccagaggcaggtggggggcagggggcgtggtGTTCACCAGGGGCGTTTCCAGTCTTGGCATTAACCAGGAGGCTCACGGTTTTGTCTCCCTCCACAGCCTGGACGTGTCTCCTCAGGTAGAACCTGACCCAGCTGCTCTTCCTCAccacctcccctgctccccccgtGCTCCGGCCCCCCCCACTCCTGCTCCCACCGCTGCTCCCATGCTAAGCACTAACCTTTTTGCAGCCGCCTCCCCTGCCGCTGCCACTgctgccgccaccgccaccgctgCTGCCACCACCGCAGCCCCTGAAGCCACCCCGTCTGGATTCTCGGGTCTCACCAACCCGTTCCTCACCTCCTTGCAGAGCAACCCTTTCTTCGAGGAACTCATAGCCGACATAGCACTAAATTCTCCTTcacctgctccctctctccccagtgcctcGAAGGCCAGCCCCATCCCCCCGGCCTCCCCTGGGAAAGCCCTGCCTGAGTGGGACGACACCTTCAACGTCTTTGCTGCCAGCAGGCTGCGTCCAGAGGCCAGGAGCAAGATCCTGGCCCCTGCAGGAGTGGGGCTGGAGGCGACTGGGCTGCAAGACCCAGACCCCGGGGCCATGACAGTGGAGGCAGCTGAGCCCCGGGAGGAccctgggggagaaggaagaggtgggAGCAGCGTGTGGCTAGAGCCCAGGGTTCCTCTGGACTTGGGACTGGACCACCAGAACTTGAGTGCCGCCGACCTGGGCCCTCTTGGGTCTGTAGGGACTGGCCTGCCCTCCACCACGTCAGCCTTGCTGCACCCACGAGCCTCAGACTCCGCAGCAGACAGGGAACCGACGGCcccaggagggggagcagggcagagcccagcaggcAGTGCAACACCTGTGTTTAGCTCCCCAGAAGTGATTGGTGTGTGGGAGAGGCTGCCCGGCCCAGACGATGCCCCCGAGGGCGAGGATGAGGAAGCCTCCAGAGGCGAGAGCCAGCTTTTGCAGGAGCTCAATACAGTTGACAGTTCCTGGCCTTGGGACGTGGTCACCCTTTCTCCTGCAGTTGAGGTGTCCTCACCAATCACACGGGGAGAGTCTGATGAACTGCCTCCTCTTCAGGTGAAGCCAGAGTCACCAGAACCTGTGAGCCCCATGGGGCACCGGGGGCTTCCCCAACTGGAACTGGAGCCAGAGCCCAGATCTGAGTGGATGTTGGACGAGGCACAGCAGCCCGGCACACCGCCTCCCAAGCCACCCCACCTCTTCATGCCCTCAGATTACCAGGATGACGAGGAGGAGGAGACCACAGTGGGGCTAGGTggcagggaggcagagacaggagaaGAAGACGCCTTCCCAGATGCACTGGGTGCTGGTCCCCGGGAGGCCAGTGAGGATGGCAAGAAGCCGGGCTCAGAGTCTGACAGCTGCTCTTCCGGAACCCTGCTGGATGAGCCCAGCCTGGAAGAGCCAGTGGAGGGTGGCAGCCCTCCTGTGTCTGGGCCCGGCTTACCTCTGCCCACCAGCTGCCCTGAGGGTCCTGCCCCCACACCCTCTTACTCAGAGAGCATAGCTTTTCGGAGCCAGCAGATCTGGGGGGCTCTGAAGAGAGGGGAAGGCCCTGAGGCTTCTGAGGCCCAGAACCGGGAACCAGCAGGAGAGGAGCTTGGGCCCCTGCCGGGCAGCTCCCAACAGCCTGACCCCTGGGCCTTGGAGGAGGACGCCTTGAACCCCTTTTTGTGTCAGGGGAGCAGAGAcccccccagcctcccttccacATCCCCTCCAGAGTCCAGGGAATCTTCCATTCACTCTGGACCAGAAGAGCTGCCCACGCCCCCAGAACCTGCCTTCCCACCACCCCTTCTCCCGCCCTGGGCCGGCCACTGCCACGGGGGGCCCAGTTCTCCGAGCTCTCCTTTGCCTGGAGCCTGGCCCCTGGCCTCTTTCTCCCCGCTCCCTGGGGAGCCAGCCTCCCCCCTtgggggctcccccaccccactcggGGAGGACCACGCTgcagccaccccagcctccccgcTTGTGCTTCTGCCCTTGGAGACACGACCAGCTGAGGAGCCACAGCCCAGTGCCAGGTGAGCGGCCACCCCAAGAGCACTCTccaggaggcggggggggggggggggtggaaggggTAGTGTAGCTCCAGGGCTGAGGCGTTCACCATCCAGCCTCAGCAcccctgggggtggaggaggggcttgCTTGTTCACccaggcaggagaagggaggcTTTGAAGACAGGAGCTTTCTGTGGTACCAGTTCTGAAACCTCCTCCTTTTTGCGACCAGCAGGTGCCCCCACACACCAGGACTTTGGGGGTGACAACACTGAtgaaatggggggggggatgaggaatggggtggggagaggtaatACAGATCAGCAGGAGAAGGGGATGAGAGTGAGGCCGCTCGGCTGCTAGGGCCTGGGGGCAGTGAAGCTTGTCAGATGCCCCTGATCCCTCAGATGTCCCCCTTCCCTCCCGTCCTCAGTGACAGTCCTCTGCCACAGGCTCCAGGGTGAGAGGCTCCAGGGTGAGAGGCCCAGCAGGCCGAGAGCCGAAGGACAGGGAGGACTGGTACTGAGGtcagagaggaaagcagagacaccactgaaggaggaaaaaaagagtgcTTCCCACACCTGTGGCCCCTGGAAGAAAGGGTCCCTGGCCTCGCAGGTGGTTCCCtggtttgtgtttgtgttttcgGGGTGGTCCCCATGCGCTCAGGATGGTGTTGAGTCAACAGTGGCTGCTTGTGTAGCTGTGGTCACTGAGGCATTAATCTGTTTTGGAGGAATTAGGATGCTGTGACCTCACTGGGTGGCTGATGAGGGGTGACCAAGTCACCAGGGGGTGATAGGGGGTGATTTAGCAGGGGCAGCCAAGTCCAGAGGGGGGAGTGCAGCCCTCCAAGAGGCTGAGTAAAGAACTGAGGGGAGCAGAGGTGGCTGTTGCCTCTGATGAGCGGAGCAGCTGGGgtgagggcggggggcgggcaggagagGCTCCTGCCCTGGCTCCGTGAGCCCCAGCCTCTGGCTCCTGCGTCCAGCCCTCCACACTCAccgagcacctgctgtgtgtcagaCACTTGGCAGGGTGAAAGAGGCCGCCCCCCTGTATTTCCAAGGGGTTCCAATCCAGTGGGGAAGACAGCAGTGAACCCTGAAGGGAAGGCCTGGGGGCCAGGCGGGTGGATGAGAGGGGCTGGAGGCGGTCTGGGCTGCCCCGTCTGCTGATGCAGGGGTGGGTGGTGAGGCCACCCCcaggggtgtgggagaggaggtggTCACAGCTCCCCAGAGTCCTCAGCTGGCCCTGCTGTAGTCCAGCAGCACTTCTAATTACACTCACCACTGCTAAGAAGTTTTATTCTCTCAGAGTTGACTGCATGTCTGTACTTGGCATGTTCCTTACATCATGAAGTGGATGGGGCATATGAAGCTGTGCTTCCTTCTCAGATGGGGTCATGGAGTCCATGAGAGCTCCACAGTCCAGGGTCATTCAGAAGCAGGGGGCCATCAGAAGGGGACCCCAGAACTTCTTCTGACCCTCCTTCAGGTGTTTGTATGCCTCCCTGGTACCCTcttccagccccccacccccagcccagcacaggccTCAGGTGGCAGCAGAGCTGCTGTCACACCCCCTTCCTGAGCAGGGACTCCCAGGGCGGAAGGACAGACTGACGTACGTTCTTTTCCCTACTGCCTGCCCCCGCTTGGGctctctgccccccttccccgCCTGTGGGCCCGAGTCCATGGCCCTCTCCTGAGGAACCGATAGATTTCCCTGGATGTGGGTGAGCCCTTCTTCAGGGGATTCAGGGCCTTGACTTGAGCTATTTTGCTTCCTACTTTCTAATGGTCCAAATCCTCTCTGAAGGCATGATTTTTAAGAGGCCCCCCAGGGCTAAGTTAATTGATTTAGGGGCCTGATGCTTGCAGTTTGGGTAACTGTCACAGGTACAGGTCACCAGTGGATCCCAGAGGAGGGTCACCCCTAGTCAGCCTGGGAGCATCAGGAGGGTTTCCTGGAGGAAGTAGCCTTGCATAACTTTGAAACTTGAGTGGAAATTAGCAGGCCCACAGGCAAAGGGACAGCATTCTAGACAGAAGAACAGCTTTTGTAAGAGCCCAAAGGTGAGAGAGAGCCAGTTTCCCTGCTGGAGTGTAGGGGGGCGCAGGGAAGAGCAGGCGTGGAGGGTGACATGCCTGGACGGACTCCAAGTGGAGTAAGCCAGCCTGAACTGTCTGCATGGGTCTGGAGCTCAGGTCAAGAGTCTGGGCTAGAGATTGCtgtgaggaggtggaggggagagaaccCCAGGCAGACTCGCAGTTAAGGCTGAGAGAGGCCGTTAGAAGTTGGGAAACCAGAGGAGGGCTTGGGGGAAAACCAGCGGGGAGAGCAGCCCAAAGGAAGGAGTGATCCAAGAGTCAGTCCCACAGAGAGGTCAGGAAGGCAAGGAATGGCCTCAGCGGGAGCCCTTGGGATGGGCTGGAGGGGGCTGACATCCTGTCCTGTGGGTGCAGCAGTCAGTGAAGGCGAGAACTCACAGGGACAGAATGGGGTCCCTGCGCTCTGGAGAGGCTGCGTGGGAAGGGGGACACCGTGGGGATGACTGAGGGCAGTGGCCAGGCAGAAGCAAGGTTACAGGAGTGTTTTTCTTGGGTGAGTGTAAATGCTGAGGGGAAGcaaccagtggggaggggtgggcaacCAAGTGTCCCAGTTTGCCCAGCTCTTTCCTGGGTTTAGCACTGAAAGTCCCATGTCCCGGGAATCCCCACAGTTCTGGGGAAATTGGGAAACTGGGAGGGTTGGTCACCCACCTAAACCAGAGAGAGGttgagaaggggagggaaggaagatggGTGGCAGGAGTGGCTCTGGTAAAGACGGGGTATAGGTGCAGAGGAGTCTGTGGGAGGCCTCTGCTGTCCCTGTGAAGGGGTGAGGTCCTCTGAGGgagtgatgggggaggggctggtggtggGGTGCTGAGGAATGCTGGGCATAGCTGCCCTGAGGCTTGGCTACATGGGGCCAGCCACCTTCTCTGTCCAGCAGACCTGTGGCCCCACCTTTTTCTATGCTTCCCACTCCACCCCATAACGCATCTCCTGTCTGTCTCCACAGTCCCCACCCTGTGAAGCCCCTCAGTGCCGCCCCTGTGGAGGGCAGCCCCGACAGGAAGCAGCCTCGCTCCAGTCTGAGCACAGCCCTGAGCAGTGGGCTGGAGAAGCTCAAGACAGTGACGTCTGGCAGCATTCAGCCTGTGGCTCTGGCCTCCCAGATTAGCCAGACTGTGGACAGCAAGAGGCTGAAGGTGAGGCCTAGCAGAATGCCACGGGAGATCAGACCAGGTGCTGTGGAGAGAGATCAGGTGTCCTGAGGTCAGAaacagggggctgggcagggtggaGCAAGGAGCAGACCTGGTctcacacccagggccctgaAGCCATTAGGTTGCCTCTGGCATTGGACACAGGCAGCTCCAGGAGACTGGGGTATtggagggcaggagagcaggCAGGCCTGCGGGTGTCCTGCTCACTTTTGTCCCATCTGACCTCAGGATTCCGGTGTGCTGGACCAGTCGGCCAAGTACTACCATCTGACCCACGACGAGCTCATCGGCCTGCTGCTGCAGCGGGAGCGGGAGCTGAGCCAGCGGGATGAGCATGTGCAGGAGCTGGAGAGCTACATTGACAGGCTGCTGGTCCGGATCATGGAGACCTCACCCACACTGCTGCAGATCCCCCCTGACCCCCCCAAGTAGCCCTCTTCaattgctccccccccccactctgggaGAGTTGGCATGGACCCACTGCTCAAACAGGGCTCACACCCTCCCTACTCCTGCTGAGCTCACCctcacggtggggggggggggcagggggcagtctGTCTTCTGTTGTTGCCccttgctccccctccctcctgcctcagcTGGGGCTGCTGGAAGGAGGGCCTTTGGACTCCCACTGGAGGTGGATCTTACCCACCTATTTTCATATCCTTTAGCTTTAGGGAGCTCCAGAAATTGGAAAGAATTTAGCCCTCAAGAAAGAGCGGGGGTGAGCTGCAATTTGATGAGGTATCTGGGACATACTTTATTACCCCACAGGGATGGTCAGCCATTTCTTCCCCAGCTAAAGCCTTGTCCTCTAaatctccctccagcccctggagggCTCCTAGTATTATAGGGCTGTGGCAGGGACGAAGCTGCCCATCTGTCTGTGAGTTATGGGTAACCAGGCACCTACTCTTCAGCCTCACATCCCGGAGAGCAAGGAGACTGTCTGGTCTAGTGTCATGTCTGCGGTGTCCTGAGTCTCTCTGTCTCCAGCTATTTGTGGAGCAAATGCAGTGTGGATGGAGGGAGATGATGTGCGTTCTCTAGACCACTCCGTACGCTCCTCTTCTGACCTTTCTGTGAGTGTCATGTGTGAATGTGTGGAGagctggggcaggtgtggggagaCTACCTCCTCACCTATCTCCAAGGTGTGGGCCCCTCCAGGCCTTGGGGCTTTGGGTTTATGTTTGAGGATCAAGCCTCCATCCTGGTTCTTGTTGCCTGTTCAGATGTCAAAACTCTGCTGCTACAGGGTTTGAACTTTGGGAAACTGATTAAAATGTGCCTTTTGTGGGTGGGGTCATGAGCCTCTGATTGTAGACCCAGCCCCCTGTTTAgtgcccacctccttccctgttGAGCGCAGGCGGCTCCGTCTGGCAGGACCCTAGAAACAGAAACGGAGGATGGGGCAGCCCTGCTGCGTGCTCTGCCCTCCCCTAGAGTTAATTTTAGCTAAGGGTCTGGCCAAGCTGCTGCTCCCTAAACCTACCTGCTGTCTTCTCTTACTCCCTCAGTACCAATTGAGGGGAAGGcttgagggaggaaaaaaaaaaaacattctagaaGTGGGAGGTCCCACTCTGCCTATACTTAGGGAAAAGCCTTTGTtgtccttccatccatccaccacctGCTGTCCCAGCCTGCCCCTTCTGCCCCATGGCCCTGATTGGCTTGGCTGCAGTGCACTTTGAAACGGAGTATCTGTCCTTTGACCCAGCCCTAGTTTGCTTGCAGAAAAACAGCAGGTTTCTCCACGGCATCTGCTGGGGACTTTTGGTGGTTTGGGGCACCCTGCCGTGGCAAAGTTGTGGGGTGAGGTGGGTGAGACCTCCTCTGGGATCGTCTCTTTTTCATGAGCTTGTGGGGTCACTCTCTGGGATCACTCAGAAAGCCTGGGAAGGAGATTGGCTCTGTGAGGGATGTCTTCTGCCAGGATGAAGCACCGGAGCCCCACATATGGGGGAAAGCCCCCATAATGTTATCTACCTTAAGGAATACTCATCAAAGCTAAGGAAATTGTCCACAGGTATCTAGGACTTTGGTCATGTGTTTTGGACATCATTGGGGGTTGGATGGGTATCTCATCTGGGGGAATGGGGTCACTCCTCTATTAGGTGTCCCTCTGTGCTCTATTCAGTCCCAGCCCTGACACTGACCTTCCACTCACCCTTGATTATGGGCCTCCAGAACGCCCAGGTCAGGGATGTCTTTAGAAGAGTTTGGAGTTGAAGCCCAAGGTTCTGGCTGGGTATTCTTGCTCCTGGCCACAAGTTGGAAGAGAGCTGCAGGTGGGATGGGCAGGGAGCGGGCACAGTTCTGCTTtgctgtttgtcttcctagttGTAACTCCTGTTTATAAAGAGCTTGTTATTCATGTTTCGAGCactttacaaagaataaaaagttcaCAGACTGCAGGTGGCTTTGCTGTGTTTCTGGTTTGATCAGTATGTGCAGCATGCTTCCTGGTGGAGAAGACAGGTGATGGACTCTTGGATGACACTGTCCCTGTCCTAACATCAGGGGAGGGGCACACTGCTGCCCAGTGGTAGCCAGGACTCAGTCTTTTCTCACTCCCAGGACACCACATAATATTGAGTACATATTACTCAATATGTACTCATATGTGGGGAGTATAGAGGATAGAAGACTTGATTCCTACTCTCAAGCTACTTAGTCTAGTAGGAAAAGGTAAGATACAAACCGAAGGTACAAATGGTTCATGGCTAGCTAGAGTCTCTCTCTAGCTTTAGAGAAAGTCTGTTTTCTTGTGGTTCAGCCATTGGAGGATGAGGAGGAACTTACTGCTACAGATCATGCATTGTTCAGAAAATGCCAGGCAGGCAAGAGACAACCGTGCACCTCACCACAAGACTAAAGAGACCCAAAGTAGTATTCCCTAGGGTCAAAACCAAATATTTCTACTGCCTTCTTGTATGAAACAGGTAGctccccccttcttcccccagCATGTCCATTATCTCTGCTGGTGTGTTGCCCTACATTCTGCAGTACTCTCCCTAAAGCCTGTGTAGTGCCTGATAAACTGAACCCCACTCCCAGTTTTCTGTCTGCCTGGGAATCCTTGGCAAAAGAAAGTGGAGGCTGCTAAAGTTCCtaaacagcccccccccccccccccccccccccccccccccgcactgcgGGCTTAGCAGTGAATCAAGAAGTTACAACTCCTGCCCTCTGGACCTTACAAGAGGAAAGACAGATACTCAAAACCATAACTATAAACACAAGGGCTGCAAAACTGCTGGGTGCTATAGGAGCATGTAGTGGGTTTTTGTGAAAGTAGGGCGATGGATTGGGAAACAAAATGTTTAGGCTGAGGCTATAAACGGAGCTAGCGTCGGGTGAAGATAAAAAGTTACAGTTTTCTGGGTACAGAATGTTTGCAGGTCAGGAGCCGGGAAAGCACAGCGTATTTCAGGAACTGTCAGTAAGGCTGTAGAGCACAAGGAGAGGCAGGGTGGGAAAGAAGAAACTGCATGAATATTCCGCAGTGCAACTTCCTGCAGAAAGCCTTTGGAGATTAACCCTCCTCCGCCTGGAGTTGCCCATCCGATCCCGGGCTGTACCGCTTGGGCTCTTCCGGGCTGCAGCTCTGGGAGCGAAGTTCACCGCAACAACTCAAACTCCTAGGGGTAGGTAACCATAACCAGCGAGGGGGTACTCTATGACTGTCTTAGTCCAGATCTTAAAAGTAGTACACACACAGTTTTTCTGGACTGCAAAACTGGCAGCCTGGGAACCAAATCCAGGTCTGCGTTGGTGCAACTCTGCAGTCTAGAGCTGTGGAGCATCGTGACAAGGAAAACTACACTTCCCACAACGCCTTGCGCCTCCTGTTCGCTGCGGTTGCTTGTGGCCAATCGGAAGAGGTAGCTGTGGCGGGGGCCGAGGAGGGACATTTTAAAAGGGCC is a genomic window of Phyllostomus discolor isolate MPI-MPIP mPhyDis1 chromosome 6, mPhyDis1.pri.v3, whole genome shotgun sequence containing:
- the RAB11FIP5 gene encoding rab11 family-interacting protein 5 isoform X1, encoding MALVRGAEPAAGPSRWLPTHVQVTVLRARGLRGKSSGAGSTSDAYTVIQVGREKYSTSVVEKTPGCPEWREECSFELPPGALDGLLRAQEPDAGPSPWAAGSAAACELVLTTMHRSLIGVDKFLGQATVALDEVFGAGRAQHTQWYTLHSKPGKKEKERGEIQVTIQFTRNNLSASMFDLSMKDKPRSPFSKIKDKMKGKKKYDLESASAILPSSALEDPELGSLGRMGKAKGFFLRNKLRKSSLTQSNTSLGSDSTLSSASGSLAYQGPGAELLTRSPSRSSWLSTEGGRDSAQSPKLFTHKRTYSDEAGQTRAAPPRAVLDLQGHLDASTRSSLCVNGSHIYNEEPQGPLRHRSSISGPFLPSGSRPSEEGPRPADDSWGRGSRSASSSEAVPGQEELSTQAKGLAPGAGHSVEEEGARLPEGKPVQVATPIVASSEAVAEKEGARKEERKPRMGLFHHHHQGLSRSELGRRGSLGEKGGPTLGASPHHSSSGEEKVKSSWFGLREAKESTQKPSLDVSPQVEPDPAALPHHLPCSPRAPAPPTPAPTAAPMLSTNLFAAASPAAATAAATATAAATTAAPEATPSGFSGLTNPFLTSLQSNPFFEELIADIALNSPSPAPSLPSASKASPIPPASPGKALPEWDDTFNVFAASRLRPEARSKILAPAGVGLEATGLQDPDPGAMTVEAAEPREDPGGEGRGGSSVWLEPRVPLDLGLDHQNLSAADLGPLGSVGTGLPSTTSALLHPRASDSAADREPTAPGGGAGQSPAGSATPVFSSPEVIGVWERLPGPDDAPEGEDEEASRGESQLLQELNTVDSSWPWDVVTLSPAVEVSSPITRGESDELPPLQVKPESPEPVSPMGHRGLPQLELEPEPRSEWMLDEAQQPGTPPPKPPHLFMPSDYQDDEEEETTVGLGGREAETGEEDAFPDALGAGPREASEDGKKPGSESDSCSSGTLLDEPSLEEPVEGGSPPVSGPGLPLPTSCPEGPAPTPSYSESIAFRSQQIWGALKRGEGPEASEAQNREPAGEELGPLPGSSQQPDPWALEEDALNPFLCQGSRDPPSLPSTSPPESRESSIHSGPEELPTPPEPAFPPPLLPPWAGHCHGGPSSPSSPLPGAWPLASFSPLPGEPASPLGGSPTPLGEDHAAATPASPLVLLPLETRPAEEPQPSASPHPVKPLSAAPVEGSPDRKQPRSSLSTALSSGLEKLKTVTSGSIQPVALASQISQTVDSKRLKDSGVLDQSAKYYHLTHDELIGLLLQRERELSQRDEHVQELESYIDRLLVRIMETSPTLLQIPPDPPK
- the RAB11FIP5 gene encoding rab11 family-interacting protein 5 isoform X2, whose amino-acid sequence is MALVRGAEPAAGPSRWLPTHVQVTVLRARGLRGKSSGAGSTSDAYTVIQVGREKYSTSVVEKTPGCPEWREECSFELPPGALDGLLRAQEPDAGPSPWAAGSAAACELVLTTMHRSLIGVDKFLGQATVALDEVFGAGRAQHTQWYTLHSKPGKKEKERGEIQVTIQFTRNNLSASMFDLSMKDKPRSPFSKIKDKMKGKKKYDLESASAILPSSALEDPELGSLGRMGKAKGFFLRNKLRKSSLTQSNTSLGSDSTLSSASGSLAYQGPGAELLTRSPSRSSWLSTEGGRDSAQSPKLFTHKRTYSDEAGQTRAAPPRAVLDLQGHLDASTRSSLCVNGSHIYNEEPQGPLRHRSSISGPFLPSGSRPSEEGPRPADDSWGRGSRSASSSEAVPGQEELSTQAKGLAPGAGHSVEEEGARLPEGKPVQVATPIVASSEAVAEKEGARKEERKPRMGLFHHHHQGLSRSELGRRGSLGEKGGPTLGASPHHSSSGEEKVKSSWFGLREAKESTQKPSASKASPIPPASPGKALPEWDDTFNVFAASRLRPEARSKILAPAGVGLEATGLQDPDPGAMTVEAAEPREDPGGEGRGGSSVWLEPRVPLDLGLDHQNLSAADLGPLGSVGTGLPSTTSALLHPRASDSAADREPTAPGGGAGQSPAGSATPVFSSPEVIGVWERLPGPDDAPEGEDEEASRGESQLLQELNTVDSSWPWDVVTLSPAVEVSSPITRGESDELPPLQVKPESPEPVSPMGHRGLPQLELEPEPRSEWMLDEAQQPGTPPPKPPHLFMPSDYQDDEEEETTVGLGGREAETGEEDAFPDALGAGPREASEDGKKPGSESDSCSSGTLLDEPSLEEPVEGGSPPVSGPGLPLPTSCPEGPAPTPSYSESIAFRSQQIWGALKRGEGPEASEAQNREPAGEELGPLPGSSQQPDPWALEEDALNPFLCQGSRDPPSLPSTSPPESRESSIHSGPEELPTPPEPAFPPPLLPPWAGHCHGGPSSPSSPLPGAWPLASFSPLPGEPASPLGGSPTPLGEDHAAATPASPLVLLPLETRPAEEPQPSASPHPVKPLSAAPVEGSPDRKQPRSSLSTALSSGLEKLKTVTSGSIQPVALASQISQTVDSKRLKDSGVLDQSAKYYHLTHDELIGLLLQRERELSQRDEHVQELESYIDRLLVRIMETSPTLLQIPPDPPK